The sequence ATACTGAACTGATTTTTTACAGGCGAGTCAAAATGCATAACGGTAAAGAGCACATTCGGGTCGGGATGCAGTGGCGGAACATTAATGGTTTGCGGAATGGTTTGACTGCTAAGTGAAAGGGCCAAAAATGAGATGGGTAAAATCTTTAAAAGTTTCATTTATAAATATAGCTCATTAGTGTCAGTTATCCTATTGTGCAGACTTCCGCATAAAATCACCCAGTGACCGCTACTTGAGAACCATTCTTTTTAGTACATTCTTGCACACTCCCTAAATCAGCCATTTTCTCAAAATCCAAGCTTAAAACGAGACTAAAACTGGAAAATTCAGATTAAATTTGCTTCTTTTTACAAAATTAATTGTATATTTGCCTCCCTGTTTCAAGCCGCTGTTTACACAAGGTAAAGTATGCTGGAACAATTCATAAATAAAAAAAGATAAAATGAGCATTTTATTAGACTACGTAAAAACGCAGCTTACTGCAAATCACAAACATCCTTCTTTTAAAGCAGGAGACACAATCACTGTTTCATACAAAATTAAAGAGGGTGATAAAGAACGTGTCCAACAATTTACAGGTGTTGTTATTCAACGCAAAAACGAAAGAGCTACTGCATCTTTCACAGTTCGTAAGATGAGTAACAGTGTAGGCGTTGAGCGTATCTTCCCTATCGCATCTCCTTTTATTGATAAAATCGAAGTGAATAAAGTTGGTATCGTTCGTCGTGCTAAATTATTCTATCTTCGTGATCGTACTGGTAAAGCGGCACGTATCCGCGAAAAAATCCAAAACAATAAAGATAAAAAAGATTAGTCTTTTATATAGATACACTGAAAAGCCGGTTAATAACACCGGCTTTTTTTATTAGTGCAATCTCAGGATTATTATAATTTTGTAATATGGATATTAAATCTAAAGTCATTGAAATACTCTCGAAAGAGAATTACACCTTCACTCAGCTGGCTGAATACCTGCACATGACAGAGGATGGTCTTACAATGGAACTTACGAATAAAACCCTTGAATTACGAAACCTCGAAGCTATTTCAAAAGCATTGAGGGTGCCCTTATACAGTTTTTTTAGGACTGAAGGCTTTAAGTTTAACCCCTCCGAAAAACCCTTTTATATTAACAAGCTTTGGACCGGCGACGACGATACAAAAACCGCTAACGAACTCAATACAGAGATAAAACTTCTCAAACAAATTATCACATTAAAAGAAGAGCAATTGAAAAAACTGGATATAAAATCCTGATTTGTACAATTTCTTATCTTTACTACTTAATATATGACCGGCGATCTTTTTATTACCTTTTTACTGATTCTTACAAATGGCTTTTTTGTAGCAGCAGAGTTTGCTTTGGTAAAAGTACGCGCTTCACAATTGGATGTAAAAGTTCAAAGAGGCAGCAGCAGAGCTAAATTAGCTAAAAGCTTACTCGAAAAACTAGATGCTTATTTATCCGCTACTCAATTAGGAATTACGCTGGCATCTCTTGCTTTAGGTGCAATAGGAGAAGAAACTATTTCGCATTTGATACAAAATGTTTTTCCAAGTTTACAAAACGTAACCAACCACGGTATTTCTTTAACTATAGCCCTAACACTTCTTACCTTTTTTCATGTTACCATTGGTGAACAGATCCCAAAAATGATTGGAATAAAATATTGTACTGAAGCCATTCTTATTATAGCATGGCCTTTGAGGATCTTTTATTTCATATGTGCTCCTTTTATCTGGTTCCTCAACCAAACCTCTAATCTTGTGCTACGCATAATCGGTGTAAAAAAAGTAGGCGAAGAAGACTTTCACTCTGAGGAAGAATTACGCTTGATCTTAACTGAAAGTGAAGAAGGTGGCGCCATTAAACCGAGTGAGAATGAACTCATTCAAAACGTATTTGATTTTGATGATCGTATTGTAAAACAGGTGATGGTTCCCCAAAACCGTGTCGTAGCAATTGATGTAGAGTTAGGTAGACACGAAGTAACCAAACGTGTTATTGAAGAAGGATTTTCCAGGCTTCCGATTTACCTGGGTGATATTGACAATATTGTAGGCATCGTTCACAGTAAAGATTTATTAAAAGCATTAATAGATAACAAATTCAAAAGTTTAAAAGAGATTATGCGCCCGGTGCATTTTATTCCGGAAAGCATGAAGATCAATGAACTTTTACGCGATTTTCAAAAACACCATTACCAGATGGCCATTGTTACAAATGAATTCGGTTCTACAGCCGGACTTGTTACCATGGAAGACATTATTGAAGAACTTGTGGGCGAGATTCAGGATGAACATGATGAGGAAATGCCAAACGTAGAAAAGAAAAGTGATACTGAATTTATTGTGAATGCACAAGCTCCAATAACTGACGTAAATCAGGCCTTACCAATTGCACTTCCCGAAAACCCACAATACGAAACAGTTTCAGGCTACATTAACGTCATTTTCGGCAGAATTCCTGCCATCAACGAAAAGCGCCAGAAAGACGGGTACGACATTACTATTATAAAACGTAATCGTCAAAGTGTGGAATCTGTTCGCTTAAAAGTTTCCGAAAACAATGACTCAATTTCTTAGTCCTGAATATTGGAATGAGCGATATCTTACTAACGATTTCGCCTGGGATGCAGGAACAATAACGATACCACTTCAAACCTATTTCGACCAACTATTCAATAAAGAGGTAAAAATTCTTATTCCGGGTGCCGGTAACGCACACGAAGCTGAATACCTTGTAAAGAATGGTTTCACCAATGTGTATGTTTGTGACATAGCTTTAGAACCTCTAAAGAATTTGAAGAAAAGATGTCCCACGTTTAAATCAGAAAATTTATTACTAGTGGATTTCTTTCAGCTTAATAATATCAAGTCAAACATAGCAGATGTCAGCTCGAGCATAGGAGATGTCAAGTCAAGCATAGGAAATGTCAAGTCGAGCGTAGGAGATGTCAAGTCAAGCGTAGTCGATGTCAAGTCAAGCATAGGAGATGTCAAGTCAAGCATAGGAGATGTCAGGTCGAGCGTAGTCGATGTCAGGTCGAGCGTAGTCGAGACCTATGATCTGATAATCGAACAGACTTTTTTCTGCGCCCTTGATCCGAAACTGAGGAGTACTTATTTCAAAAAAATAGAACAACTTTTAAATCCCGGAGGTAAACTCGTGGGCGTTTTATTCGATGATAAATTAAATACAGACAAACCTCCTTTTGGTGGTAACAAAGAAGAATACCTTACTTACATCACCGGAACCTTAAAAGTAAAAACTTTCGAACGCTGCTACAATTCAATTAAACCAAGAAAAGACCGGGAGTTATTCATTAATTTAGTAAAACAAAATCAATAAGATTCGAAGAATTAAGTCGCTGAATAAACCCCGTGACCTCTGTTGCTCCGTGTCTCTGTGTTAAAAACATGAACCAACGCGAACTATTTTTAAGACATGTAGCCCAAACTTCCGACCTTCCTTTATCGGGAGTAGACGTTAACATTGTTTCCGCGAAAGGATCAATCCTCACCGATGCCGATGGGAAAGAATACATCGACTTGATTAGCGGAATTTCTGTCAGCAATATCGGACATTGTCATCCAAAAGTTATTTCGGCAATAAACGAACAGGCAAATAAATACATGCACCTCATGGTCTACGGTGAATTTAACCAGGGGCCGCAAGTGCTTTACGCAACTACTCTAAGTAAACTATTACCAGCACAACTCAATACTGTTTATTTTACAACCGGAGGAAGCGAGGCTGTGGAAGGTGCGCTAAAACTAGCCAAACGCGCTACCGGACGAACAGAATTAATTTCTTTCAAAAACGCTTACCATGGAAGTACGCATGGCGCCCTGAGTATGATGGGTGATGAATATTTCAAAAACAGTTTTCGTCCCCTCCTGCCCGACGTTAAGCATTTAGAATTTAATACCCTTTCAGAACTCGATCTTATATCAAATAGAACTGCCGCTGTTATTATAGAACCTATACAGGGCGAAGCAGGCATTCGAAAAGCAGATCCTGATTTTTTAAAAGCTCTAAGAAAAAAATGTTCTGAACTCAACGTACTTCTCATCTTTGATGAAATTCAAACTGGCTTTGGCCGAACGGGCACTTTATTTGCTTTTGAATACTACAACATTATTCCTGACATCTTATTGATTGCAAAAGGCATGGGCGGTGGACTCCCCATCGGAGCGTTTATTTCTTCACAGGAAATTATGTCCGGCCTTATATCTAATCCAGTTCTGGGTCACATAAATACTTTTGGTGGGAATGCAGTCTGCGTGGCTGCAGCGCAAGCAAGTTTAGAAGTTATCATTGAAGAAAAATTAGTTTCACGAGCCAACGAAATTGAAAAATTGATTCTCGGCAATTTAAAACATTCACTTATAAAAGAACTACGTGTTCACGGAGCTTTAGGTGCTATTGACTTTAAAGACGAAGCCATCAATATGAAAGTAATTAAATCCTGCATTGAAAGTGGACTGATTACCGATTGGTTTTTATTTTGTAATACCGCTATGCGCATAGCGCCACCATTGACTATTACGAATGCAGAGCTTTTGAAGAGCCTGACTGTTTTAAAACAAGTTCTGGATTCTATTTAGGTCTGACTAATTCTGATCGCTAATAATTTTAGGTGTGTTTAAGAATAGTTTCTTACATTGCGTCCCAAACTCAAAAAATATACCCATGAAAAAAATAATCAGTGCAGTAGTAGTAATCCTCTTTTTATCATTTATTAATGCTTGCTCACCTTCGGGCACCTGCTCTGATAACCAACAGAACCAGAGTGAAACGGG is a genomic window of Sphingobacteriaceae bacterium containing:
- a CDS encoding 50S ribosomal protein L19; the encoded protein is MSILLDYVKTQLTANHKHPSFKAGDTITVSYKIKEGDKERVQQFTGVVIQRKNERATASFTVRKMSNSVGVERIFPIASPFIDKIEVNKVGIVRRAKLFYLRDRTGKAARIREKIQNNKDKKD
- a CDS encoding hemolysin, with amino-acid sequence MTGDLFITFLLILTNGFFVAAEFALVKVRASQLDVKVQRGSSRAKLAKSLLEKLDAYLSATQLGITLASLALGAIGEETISHLIQNVFPSLQNVTNHGISLTIALTLLTFFHVTIGEQIPKMIGIKYCTEAILIIAWPLRIFYFICAPFIWFLNQTSNLVLRIIGVKKVGEEDFHSEEELRLILTESEEGGAIKPSENELIQNVFDFDDRIVKQVMVPQNRVVAIDVELGRHEVTKRVIEEGFSRLPIYLGDIDNIVGIVHSKDLLKALIDNKFKSLKEIMRPVHFIPESMKINELLRDFQKHHYQMAIVTNEFGSTAGLVTMEDIIEELVGEIQDEHDEEMPNVEKKSDTEFIVNAQAPITDVNQALPIALPENPQYETVSGYINVIFGRIPAINEKRQKDGYDITIIKRNRQSVESVRLKVSENNDSIS
- a CDS encoding SAM-dependent methyltransferase, producing MTQFLSPEYWNERYLTNDFAWDAGTITIPLQTYFDQLFNKEVKILIPGAGNAHEAEYLVKNGFTNVYVCDIALEPLKNLKKRCPTFKSENLLLVDFFQLNNIKSNIADVSSSIGDVKSSIGNVKSSVGDVKSSVVDVKSSIGDVKSSIGDVRSSVVDVRSSVVETYDLIIEQTFFCALDPKLRSTYFKKIEQLLNPGGKLVGVLFDDKLNTDKPPFGGNKEEYLTYITGTLKVKTFERCYNSIKPRKDRELFINLVKQNQ
- a CDS encoding aspartate aminotransferase family protein, whose amino-acid sequence is MNQRELFLRHVAQTSDLPLSGVDVNIVSAKGSILTDADGKEYIDLISGISVSNIGHCHPKVISAINEQANKYMHLMVYGEFNQGPQVLYATTLSKLLPAQLNTVYFTTGGSEAVEGALKLAKRATGRTELISFKNAYHGSTHGALSMMGDEYFKNSFRPLLPDVKHLEFNTLSELDLISNRTAAVIIEPIQGEAGIRKADPDFLKALRKKCSELNVLLIFDEIQTGFGRTGTLFAFEYYNIIPDILLIAKGMGGGLPIGAFISSQEIMSGLISNPVLGHINTFGGNAVCVAAAQASLEVIIEEKLVSRANEIEKLILGNLKHSLIKELRVHGALGAIDFKDEAINMKVIKSCIESGLITDWFLFCNTAMRIAPPLTITNAELLKSLTVLKQVLDSI